In the Streptomyces sp. 3214.6 genome, TCGTCGCAGAGGAAGTATTCGAGTTCGGGGCCGACCACCGGACGCAGGCCGTGTTCGGCGCACCGGTGGAGGACGGTGCGCAGCAGATCGCGGGGTGACTCGGGCGCGGGCAGGCCGGTGGCCGGGTCGGTGACGTCGGCGAGGCAGTAGGCGACGCCGGGTTCCCAGGGGAGGGGGACCAGGGTGTCCAGGTCGGGTCGCACGGTGATGTCGGGCAGGCCCGCGTCGAGGCCGCCGGAGACGGGGACCACGTCGCCCTGGGGGCTGGTGTGGTAGACGGCGCGGCAGAAGGCCAGGCCGTGGTCGCAGGCCGACGGCAGGTGGTCCAGCAGGATGTCGCGTGCGCGGTCGGTGCCGATGAGGTCGGGATAGGTCACGCGCACCACGTCGATGCCCTCGGCGGCGAGCCGTTGCATGTGCTGACGGAGGCTGGGGGTTGGGGCTGCGCTCACCGATGTCTCCTCGGGCGCTTGGAGTGTGGGTGACGAGGGAGTCAGAGGGCCGGTGCTGGTGAGGGCACAGGGCTGACTTGTTTGGTGCCAAACGGTATGGGCGCTGCGGGCACCCCGCAAGAGGGGATGAAAAAAAATTATCCGCATGGATAGGTATTGACCAGGGGTGGGTGGCTTCCTATGTTGTTTGAAGCCAAATGAGTAAGGGTCCGGTCAGCCACCGGGCCCTTGGCCGGGGCCCGGCCGACAGCGGCCGGGCCCCTCTTCCTCCCCCCCTTGCCCCCCGCCCCGACGCCCTCAGTTTCAGGAGGACCGGCCATGAAGGTCGTCGTCGACATGAACAAGTGCCAGGACCACGGCCAGTGCGTCTTCGCCGCCCCCGATGTCTTCTCCATGGACGACAGCGGCCACCTGGCCTACGTCCCCGACCCCGACGACGCGCTGCGCGACGAGGTCGAGGAAGCCGCCGACGTGTGTCCGCTCCAGGCCATCCGTATCGAGGGCTGACCATGACTTCGAGGAGTGCACGCATCGTCGTGGCCGGCGCCTCCATGGCCGGCCTGCGCGCGGCCGAGCAACTGCGCGCCGCCGGCTGGACCGAAGCCATCACGCTCGTCGGTGACGAGCCGCACATGCCCTACAACCGGCCTCCCTTGTCCAAGGAGGTCCTGGCCGGCAAGGCACCCTTCGAGTCCCTCGCCTTCCGCCCGCGGGCGAGCGTGGCCGACGCGGAGTGGCGACTGGGCACCAAGGTCGTCGCCACCCGGCTCG is a window encoding:
- a CDS encoding ferredoxin is translated as MKVVVDMNKCQDHGQCVFAAPDVFSMDDSGHLAYVPDPDDALRDEVEEAADVCPLQAIRIEG